CATTTTACCCCTCAATATCTCCCAATTGTTTTAGAGGTTGCTCAGAACAAGGCACGTTATTACATACATTTTGGAGCTGCCCTTTTCTAGACCAAATATGGCGTGCGGCAACATCTAGATTTGAGTCATCCTATGGTCATAAAATCTCTCttactccacaaatctgtcttTTGTATGCAACGATTCCAGATATACCAACTTCACACATGAGATTATTCCATTCCCTATGCAGCTCGATCCAATGGATGATCGCCCTTAATTGGATATCTAATACTATCCTTTGGTCACAAGTATTGGAGAGAATGGAAGTTTATAAGATTTCTGAGAAAATATATCATACCTTAAATGACAACCTCCATATTTACAACTCTAAATGGTCGAATTGGAACGTACCATAATACTCAatattcttctcctctcccttccccttttctttaccATCACTACCcataccacttaaagcggtgtttcaccctgcagaacaactttttagcataaaattcggcatagtagcgtgagctacagtatgcctgtcttaattttttttatcccccgtactcactgtgtaatcgtacatagaagattccgactgcccgcggggaatgggcgttcctttcaagagagagggtgattgacggccggctctggcacgtcacgctccccgaagacagccggagtaggtctcggctcttcacggcgcctgcgcacagactatgcgcaggcgccgtgaagagccaagcctatttcggctatttccggagaagcgtgacgcgccagagccggccgtcaatcaccttccgtctggattggaacgcccattccccgtgggcagtcggaatcttctatgtacgattacactgtgagtacggggataaaaaaattaagacaggcatactgtagctcgcgctactatgccaaattttatgctagaagaaaaaaaaaatgttttttttttttatagggtgaacccccgctttaagatattACTAGATTGCAATACATTTAAATACTGCTACCTGTTTATTATTACCTTTACTGTAGTATAACGATGATTACTTTGTCTGAATGATATACTATGTACTATTCTACTGACTTTCTATTATTGATAACATTGTCATTATATTTGTGCAACCTTTCATTATTATtacaataaaagtttgtaaacaaaaaaagatttaggacttatttttaatccttttttttttttcaatatgtaaACTTTTTTATGTTATCTTAGGTTCCTTGCCACAGGACAAAGTTATGCAACCTTACATCACTATTTCCTACTTGGCGTCACAACAGTGTCTAGAGTAGTAAAGGAAACATGTGTGGCAATATGGGAGGAGTTACATGACGTTGTAATGCCAGAGCCCACAGAAGAGATCTGGGAATCTGTCGTAGACACTTTTTGGGAGAAAACACAGTTTCCAAATTGTATTGGTGCCCTTGGTGGGAAACACATCAGGGTGAATAAGCCTCCCCACTCTGGATCATCCTATTTTAATTACAAGAAATATTTTTCGGTGGTCCTCCTAGCATTGTCCGATGCACATCTTAAATTTCTTTTTGTGGATGTGGGAGCTTATGGAAGCCAAGGTGACGCCCGTATATTCCGTGAGTCGGCCTTTGGACGTCGTGTGCATGCGGGACAACTCAACATTCCTGAAAGCAGGCCTCTACCCTGCACTGAGAAACCCAGCTTACCTTTAGTAATGGTGGCAGACAAGGCCTTTGGATTGGCAAAAAACCTTATGAGGCCATACAGCGGCTGTGGTCTCAACCGTCAACAAAAAATCTATAATTATAGGCTAAGCCGTGCACGCCGTGTTGTTGAATGTGCATTTGGGGTGTGCACAGCCAAATGGCGAGTTTTGCTCACAAGCATGCAACTTGACGTGGAGAACGCCATTAAAGTTGTCCTGGCATGCTGTGTTCTTCATAATTTCCTAAGGGACAATGACAGCAGCAATGTTGAACCGGAGCCCAGTAACCACTCTCAGAGGGTGCAATTTATGGACTTGCGGTCAACGGCACGTGCCATGAGCATTCGAAACCAGTTTGCTGCTTTTTTTGAATCCCCTGATGGAGAGGTGTCATGGCAGAATgattatgtgtaaaaaaaaaaaaatattcgaataCAGATGCAGATACATTTGGAATACAGATGTATACAGTTTaactttcttgtgttttttttttttttttaaataaagcatttctcaaaaaaaaatatttttatatgtcCATTTTCCAACGATATTGTTCAAGTCCATTTGACTGTGCCTTCAGGCAAGCGTATGCTAGCCCTTTTTGAGTCCTTAGCATATGCTTGCCTGAAGGCAGAGGGCAAAGCCCAAAAAGGGCTAGCATACGCCCATCTGAAGGCAGAGAGCAAAGAAGTCCTTTGCCCTCTGCATCTTGGCAAGCGTATGCTAGCCCCTTTTGagtcctttgccctctgccttcAGGCGGGCGTATGCTAAGCCCAAAAAGGGTTAGCATATGCCCGTCTGAAGGCAGAGGGCAAATAAGTCCATTGCCCTCTGCATCTTGGCAAGCGTATGCTAGCCCTTTTTGAGTCCTTAGCCCTCTGCCTTCAGGCGGGCGTATGCTAAGCCCAAAAAGGGCTAGAATACGCCCGTCTgaaggcagagggcaaaggaGTGCTGTTTTGCATCATATAAAAGACAATtgaacatttttatttacagGTCAAAAAAGATATTTATTGGAACAAAAAAGAAA
The sequence above is drawn from the Rana temporaria chromosome 4, aRanTem1.1, whole genome shotgun sequence genome and encodes:
- the LOC120936563 gene encoding protein ALP1-like, translated to MDPVILKIDEAILLIALRRQRRRRQEEARSRRRHQYWVHPMVSRRVSTGYFCNLYSQLRLYPTKFMNFTRMSVPRFDDLLERLRPRLTRMDTVMRISVSPEEQLLVTLRFLATGQSYATLHHYFLLGVTTVSRVVKETCVAIWEELHDVVMPEPTEEIWESVVDTFWEKTQFPNCIGALGGKHIRVNKPPHSGSSYFNYKKYFSVVLLALSDAHLKFLFVDVGAYGSQGDARIFRESAFGRRVHAGQLNIPESRPLPCTEKPSLPLVMVADKAFGLAKNLMRPYSGCGLNRQQKIYNYRLSRARRVVECAFGVCTAKWRVLLTSMQLDVENAIKVVLACCVLHNFLRDNDSSNVEPEPSNHSQRVQFMDLRSTARAMSIRNQFAAFFESPDGEVSWQNDYV